Proteins encoded in a region of the Elusimicrobiota bacterium genome:
- a CDS encoding PorV/PorQ family protein — MKRVTSVQCPKSNVRGLKSLIFNLKSSIFFFLLSSCLLLLASSNTSASFNKASVGTSGAQFLKLGAGAKYIGLGGVGVVGSGDASVIYWNEAGLTGLDRPAISIMHSMWLADIGYSYVGYEHPVTGIGVIGIGVQYLNYGTIKGADENGVEESSFSPSDTSTTLSYGNKLNEDLSIGVGIKYISSKIKNSGSAIAGDLGLLYKQSDSNLSIGLAMQNVGGKIKYEDQADNLPMVVRLGFGYEVMDALLLVGGIEASNDKAINVAIGGMGSEYTYRVNEDTNIVGRLGYNAKTKDIGGLKGLSLGSGVGYKGYQLDYAFVPFGNLGDTHQVSMNVKF; from the coding sequence ATGAAGAGAGTAACGTCAGTCCAATGTCCGAAGTCCAATGTCCGAGGTTTAAAGTCTTTAATCTTCAATCTTAAATCCAGTATTTTCTTCTTTCTTCTTTCTTCTTGCCTCTTGCTTCTTGCTTCCAGTAACACAAGCGCATCATTTAACAAGGCATCTGTCGGCACCAGCGGCGCCCAGTTCCTTAAGTTAGGTGCAGGTGCAAAGTACATAGGGCTTGGCGGCGTAGGTGTAGTAGGCAGCGGCGATGCCAGTGTTATTTATTGGAACGAAGCCGGATTAACCGGATTAGATAGACCTGCAATAAGCATAATGCATAGTATGTGGTTAGCTGATATAGGTTACAGTTATGTAGGGTATGAACATCCTGTAACAGGAATAGGCGTAATAGGTATAGGAGTTCAGTATTTAAATTACGGCACTATAAAAGGCGCAGATGAGAACGGTGTAGAAGAGAGCAGTTTTAGTCCGAGTGACACTTCCACTACTTTGAGTTACGGCAATAAGCTAAACGAAGACTTGTCTATTGGTGTAGGTATAAAATATATAAGCAGTAAGATAAAGAACAGCGGAAGTGCGATAGCAGGTGATTTAGGTTTGTTATACAAACAATCAGACAGTAACCTTAGTATAGGGTTAGCAATGCAAAATGTAGGCGGCAAGATAAAGTATGAAGACCAGGCTGACAATTTGCCTATGGTGGTCAGGTTAGGGTTTGGGTATGAGGTTATGGATGCGTTATTATTAGTAGGCGGTATAGAAGCATCAAATGACAAGGCAATTAATGTTGCTATTGGCGGTATGGGAAGCGAGTATACATATAGAGTGAATGAAGATACAAATATAGTAGGCAGGTTAGGGTATAATGCGAAGACAAAAGACATAGGCGGGTTAAAAGGTTTAAGTTTAGGCAGCGGGGTAGGATATAAAGGATACCAGTTGGATTATGCGTTTGTCCCGTTTGGCAATTTAGGTGATACGCACCAAGTGTCTATGAATGTGAAATTCTAA
- a CDS encoding carbohydrate-binding protein: MGKIIRWCMMLVAIMFVSCMVTKSWADFYPGTADNIYKDFTRVAAGWYFGFAVCGNPYTAEALNADGTPSGHGFGGCLLEKYGGNPAPYLVVTGIDTAGATKAEIYISQWGGHSGTLDETFSVNRNLNSAAPWVPLPLPVGTSQRGDNYFRCLYNTVATAVPLTGAGSIVAGDNRVYFTAGSQPIGMPFLWIYSTTVRVYYSSSKAHPTGTITSPTPGSALGDSPIFTANVPAYTGGIRQVDFIGWYKDINWEGDGRFQNWHHTYRDGTLLRHIGTGIPNISGQVTVTWDTTWIPDQDQPMKVLARIVGNDGMCYITDTVDGLTLSRTTYNVKLISSYDVPAGFDIATWSPEKTCHYNIDTMDNATAAKLIVHTWNGVGEENDLFTHKILTNNQTTLPASIREFGINGTRLVDAGGQYVGPIGAEMAPAFNTYDIPNVSILTAGVNTFYAKCNTQHHALEINWPGPMILVKYTTGGLPTAHVPVISPTSGETPLAVTITCDAGDTIRYTTDNSPVTSTSDIWSNKTIYGACTLKSRAFATGKNGSPTATATYTGSSVQNGNPRGYLPVTVAAGSYERYDKPVEVSVNFSSYISEVGFSGNFAEGSLRVKETDSSGNLKTGKENIAFQFEKDAGYSASSNASGIITFIMDGLTLANTSRYFKIFFDTDETMSVGNFANQVTVTDGVIDEGHSSYKIMTQNATYYYSKAGCAFSSIVDKDGNDWVGYTTAGTLGNQYRGIPNMIHPEGGFHPNFINGSSSLVSVGPVKTKIFSYVDSGGRWECYWDIYPKYAKMTLTKAGHKYWFLYEGVPGGGAWNTTDACVRSNGTRNLLDCDQATANAWVGDITPEWVYFEDSSITNPRSLFFAHHEDDSLVDSNWRIKYQSDDYCTVFGFGRNGWTGSSDPTSPDNQGYMSVLPAHFTLGLYDSKTYADMTKVVDSAYRDLTVTPGTPGPQAPAEPIKLNPDNHHYFTYKNKPTVLVGSNEHYGAVLNGDFDYITYLNEIQSKGLNYTRIFSGVYIEPNPYMCTPRWWGIWDNTLGPTNSAFLCPWARSTTVKGFAGDTNSYKFDLTKWDDAGTPANSYFPRLKDFVKQADDRGIVVELVFFCPYWCNDAGTLALPNMWDRSPMKASNNVNSVGNTVSWNTTGSNMVWDINNNDGLTVYMSSMVTKIVQELNEYNNVIYQPGIETYKGDGTDAHPGVVMRTTFEQFVNSKIVAAELSLSKKHIISQNGALGIGAVNPGVSFLNWDAHATGSYISNYLSFNIPLGNDEITYAGKADGTYRGWGWEWIMKGGALYNMLDLSFTTPHADGSFSANQTPCGYDDLLGGSPALRTQLGILKKFIHSVNFVKMVPNGSAPSGSIGLLGNNGNKQQVYYFATKPVSFTATNLQAGSYKAEWIDVLNLNTDGTLKVVGTPQTFTATGSQSITVPSYSGTDIALRILDNVGVPVVSISTIGVINGSNPPATLTIKADATSTPSSIGIKQIDFYNSSTLLGTDNSAPYECVWVTPAGSANYSITAKATDNNNATTTSAAWIVSVGGSTPPPSQHAYHPEDLNSTLPWSVSSGTTTIQAENYDTGGENVAYHDRDTTNRGSYRPSEGVDVYGNTSDTGGGYHVGYVQPEEWLEYSINVAQDGDYNVRLRASNAPASAGPIHIEFIKDSSANKITPAITVAADTVWRDIEVSSRIALTAGNQIMKLVMEANAATWCGDLNYIELIKVSGEAPNTVATPTISPAAGPYSGSVTVTLGCATSGAEIRYTTDGTDPTSSSTLYSAPFTLTASATVRTRAFKATMTDSSVNSVAYTVTSVSTQQSYGNTPAGTPWQIVTGTTTIEAENYDWVPSGTSAEKTYHDSDSINRGGAYRASEGVDIESIAIASNGYDVGYCQSGEWLEYSVNVNQGGDYKVIARAGRGISGSAPFHIEFGPHDATNIVTPSVSVPNTGGWQTFTDVTVANSITLTAGDQIMKLVMDSGSTDAGNFDYIKLISLTADTTPPSVSVVTPTSITGSGVVVTWTTNEPANSKIEYGLTTSYGSATTVTDIAGVYTHSVTLSGLTQNTVYHYRIVSVDMNGNITTSGDYSFTTTKNDPTPPIITSVRASVTTNGAIITWTTDENSDTQVGYGTTTALGTTTPLDSTLVRLHSVSIPGLLKNKTYYYKVYSRDSSDNLATSAQYSFKTLNNIKHRIYTYYYDDGTTTTKVGASASASLKFKVQVYNLDENSLATDYTGTVTLTTKNSKSSVLDTTDSTLIEADAGEKEVAIPFRSDINTIELTGDVTAPVVINFSDMYIAKLVGYQGGSIRGSNGLKILIPTGVLSANKYLASIKTSAAPAVRNTMKYVNTVNPICYDFGELSFGTGNAPVLENQVFTRAVNITIPYTKADIGTLNEDGLRIYYWTGTDWELVTGIQTVDKSNNTVTATVKHFSTYRILGSYVSADMSNVKVYPTPYNPNTAVQGKLKIINLPMNCIMKLYSVTGEKVRELKEIDFGNLGWLEWDGKNDDGDKVGRAVYIYQIEDAAGNKKTGKFGLIK, encoded by the coding sequence ATGGGTAAGATTATCAGATGGTGTATGATGTTAGTAGCGATAATGTTTGTAAGTTGTATGGTAACAAAAAGTTGGGCTGATTTTTATCCCGGGACTGCTGACAATATTTATAAAGATTTTACCAGAGTAGCAGCAGGCTGGTATTTTGGTTTTGCTGTTTGTGGAAATCCATACACCGCAGAAGCTCTTAATGCAGATGGAACTCCTTCAGGTCACGGATTTGGAGGGTGTTTATTAGAAAAATATGGGGGAAATCCGGCCCCTTATCTGGTTGTGACTGGAATTGATACTGCCGGTGCAACAAAAGCGGAAATATATATATCTCAATGGGGTGGACATAGTGGTACATTAGATGAAACGTTTAGTGTGAATCGTAATCTTAATTCTGCTGCACCGTGGGTACCTTTACCACTACCTGTTGGTACATCTCAGCGTGGTGATAATTACTTTAGATGTTTATATAACACAGTGGCAACAGCTGTTCCATTAACTGGTGCAGGCTCAATAGTTGCAGGTGATAATAGAGTTTATTTTACTGCTGGTTCTCAGCCTATTGGCATGCCATTTTTATGGATATATTCAACTACAGTGCGTGTTTATTATAGCAGTTCAAAAGCTCATCCTACAGGTACTATCACTTCACCGACTCCAGGAAGTGCATTAGGCGATAGTCCGATTTTCACTGCCAATGTGCCTGCATATACAGGTGGTATAAGACAAGTGGACTTTATAGGATGGTATAAAGATATTAATTGGGAAGGCGATGGTCGTTTTCAAAACTGGCATCATACATATAGAGACGGTACACTTCTTAGACATATAGGCACTGGTATTCCTAATATATCAGGACAAGTCACAGTAACATGGGATACAACTTGGATACCTGATCAGGACCAACCAATGAAGGTGTTAGCTCGCATAGTAGGTAACGACGGTATGTGTTATATCACAGATACAGTTGACGGCCTTACATTATCCAGGACCACATATAATGTAAAGTTAATTTCCTCATATGATGTTCCAGCGGGCTTTGATATCGCTACTTGGTCACCAGAGAAGACCTGTCATTATAACATTGATACAATGGACAACGCAACAGCTGCAAAACTTATTGTACATACATGGAATGGCGTAGGAGAGGAAAATGATCTTTTCACTCACAAAATACTTACTAACAATCAAACTACTCTTCCTGCTTCTATACGTGAATTTGGTATCAATGGTACAAGGTTAGTGGATGCTGGCGGCCAATATGTAGGTCCGATAGGCGCAGAGATGGCTCCCGCTTTTAATACTTATGATATTCCAAATGTAAGTATTCTAACAGCTGGCGTAAACACATTTTATGCGAAGTGCAATACACAACATCATGCACTTGAGATAAACTGGCCAGGACCGATGATATTAGTGAAATATACTACTGGTGGTCTGCCTACAGCGCATGTGCCGGTAATAAGCCCGACAAGCGGAGAAACACCTTTAGCAGTAACAATAACCTGTGATGCAGGTGATACCATAAGATATACAACAGACAACTCACCTGTTACTTCAACATCTGATATATGGAGTAATAAGACCATTTATGGCGCATGCACATTAAAATCAAGGGCATTTGCAACAGGTAAGAATGGGAGTCCAACAGCGACCGCAACATATACAGGTTCTTCGGTGCAAAACGGAAACCCAAGAGGGTATCTGCCTGTAACGGTTGCAGCCGGCAGTTATGAAAGATATGACAAGCCGGTAGAAGTATCGGTTAATTTTTCATCATATATTAGTGAAGTTGGTTTCAGCGGGAATTTTGCTGAAGGTTCATTAAGAGTCAAAGAGACGGATAGTTCAGGTAATCTTAAAACCGGCAAAGAAAATATTGCTTTCCAATTTGAGAAGGATGCAGGTTATAGTGCGTCAAGTAATGCATCCGGTATTATTACCTTTATCATGGACGGACTCACATTGGCAAATACAAGCAGGTATTTTAAAATATTTTTTGATACAGATGAGACTATGTCTGTCGGCAATTTTGCTAATCAGGTAACAGTAACGGACGGTGTAATAGATGAAGGACATAGCAGTTATAAAATAATGACGCAGAATGCAACATATTATTATTCCAAAGCAGGATGTGCATTTTCAAGCATTGTTGATAAAGATGGTAACGACTGGGTAGGTTATACAACAGCAGGTACCCTAGGCAATCAATACCGAGGGATACCTAACATGATCCATCCTGAAGGCGGTTTTCATCCTAATTTTATTAATGGTTCAAGTAGCCTTGTTAGTGTAGGTCCGGTTAAGACAAAGATTTTTTCATATGTAGATAGTGGCGGGCGATGGGAGTGTTATTGGGATATATATCCGAAATATGCAAAGATGACACTTACAAAAGCTGGTCACAAGTATTGGTTTTTATATGAAGGAGTACCGGGTGGCGGTGCGTGGAATACAACAGATGCCTGTGTCCGGTCAAATGGAACAAGAAATTTACTTGATTGCGACCAAGCTACTGCAAACGCATGGGTGGGTGACATAACTCCTGAGTGGGTATATTTTGAAGATAGTTCTATTACCAATCCCCGTTCTCTTTTCTTTGCACATCACGAAGATGATAGTTTAGTAGATTCAAATTGGAGAATCAAGTACCAGTCAGATGATTATTGTACAGTATTTGGATTTGGTAGAAATGGTTGGACAGGTTCATCTGATCCAACTAGTCCAGATAATCAAGGGTATATGAGTGTATTACCTGCACATTTTACACTGGGGCTTTATGATAGTAAAACGTATGCAGATATGACTAAGGTGGTAGATTCAGCATACCGTGATTTGACTGTGACACCGGGAACACCGGGACCACAAGCTCCGGCAGAGCCGATAAAACTTAATCCTGACAATCATCATTACTTTACTTACAAAAATAAGCCGACAGTTCTGGTTGGCTCTAATGAACATTATGGTGCAGTATTGAATGGTGATTTTGACTATATCACATATTTGAATGAAATCCAATCCAAAGGACTTAACTATACCCGCATATTTAGTGGAGTATATATTGAGCCAAATCCGTATATGTGTACTCCTCGTTGGTGGGGTATTTGGGATAATACGCTTGGTCCAACTAATAGCGCCTTTCTCTGTCCTTGGGCAAGAAGCACTACTGTTAAAGGATTTGCGGGGGATACAAACAGCTACAAGTTTGACTTAACCAAGTGGGATGATGCAGGCACGCCAGCTAATTCATATTTCCCCCGACTCAAGGATTTTGTTAAGCAAGCTGATGATAGAGGTATAGTAGTAGAACTCGTCTTTTTCTGTCCTTACTGGTGTAATGATGCCGGAACACTTGCGCTTCCTAATATGTGGGACCGCTCTCCCATGAAGGCAAGTAATAATGTCAACAGTGTAGGAAATACAGTATCTTGGAATACCACTGGTTCTAATATGGTCTGGGATATTAACAATAATGACGGTTTGACGGTCTATATGTCTTCTATGGTTACTAAAATAGTTCAGGAGTTAAATGAATATAACAATGTCATTTATCAGCCGGGTATTGAGACTTATAAGGGTGATGGAACAGATGCTCATCCTGGTGTTGTTATGAGAACTACATTTGAGCAATTCGTTAATTCTAAAATTGTTGCGGCAGAGTTATCACTTTCGAAAAAACACATTATTTCTCAAAATGGTGCTTTAGGTATTGGTGCAGTTAATCCGGGTGTGTCTTTTCTTAACTGGGATGCACACGCTACCGGCAGTTATATTAGTAATTACTTGAGTTTCAATATACCTCTGGGAAATGATGAGATTACATATGCAGGGAAAGCAGATGGTACTTATCGTGGTTGGGGATGGGAATGGATCATGAAGGGTGGTGCACTATATAACATGCTTGATTTATCATTCACCACGCCTCACGCAGATGGTTCATTTTCTGCTAATCAAACCCCTTGCGGATATGATGATCTTCTTGGTGGAAGTCCAGCGTTACGTACTCAATTGGGGATTTTGAAAAAATTTATTCATTCTGTTAATTTTGTAAAAATGGTACCTAATGGTTCGGCACCTAGTGGTTCAATAGGGCTGCTTGGTAATAATGGTAATAAACAACAGGTTTATTATTTTGCAACCAAACCAGTTTCTTTTACGGCCACTAATTTACAAGCCGGCAGTTATAAAGCCGAGTGGATTGATGTCTTAAATTTGAACACAGACGGGACATTGAAGGTAGTGGGGACACCACAAACATTTACCGCAACAGGTAGCCAAAGTATAACTGTTCCGAGTTATAGTGGTACTGATATAGCACTACGGATACTAGATAATGTCGGTGTGCCAGTTGTAAGTATAAGCACAATAGGAGTAATAAATGGCAGTAATCCGCCCGCTACATTAACAATAAAAGCAGATGCGACTAGCACACCCAGCAGTATAGGTATAAAACAAATAGATTTTTACAATAGCAGTACATTACTTGGAACAGATAACAGTGCGCCATACGAATGTGTATGGGTAACTCCTGCAGGCTCAGCGAATTACAGTATAACAGCGAAAGCGACCGATAATAATAATGCTACTACGACATCTGCAGCATGGATAGTATCAGTCGGAGGTAGTACTCCACCACCATCGCAGCATGCATATCACCCTGAAGATCTAAATTCAACATTGCCATGGTCGGTAAGTTCCGGAACAACAACGATACAGGCAGAAAATTACGATACAGGTGGAGAGAACGTGGCATACCATGATAGAGATACTACTAACCGAGGATCATATAGACCAAGCGAGGGTGTAGATGTATATGGTAATACAAGTGATACAGGTGGTGGGTATCATGTAGGTTATGTCCAGCCAGAAGAATGGCTTGAATACAGCATAAATGTGGCACAAGACGGCGATTATAATGTAAGGCTACGAGCAAGCAATGCTCCTGCTAGTGCCGGACCTATACATATAGAATTCATCAAGGATAGTTCAGCTAATAAAATAACGCCAGCAATAACAGTAGCAGCAGATACAGTATGGCGTGATATAGAAGTTTCATCCAGAATAGCCTTAACCGCCGGCAACCAGATAATGAAGTTGGTAATGGAAGCAAATGCTGCAACATGGTGTGGCGATTTAAATTACATTGAATTAATAAAGGTAAGTGGTGAGGCGCCTAATACAGTAGCAACACCTACGATTAGCCCGGCAGCAGGACCATACTCAGGTTCTGTTACTGTAACACTTGGCTGTGCAACCAGCGGAGCGGAAATAAGATATACGACAGATGGAACAGATCCGACATCATCTTCAACACTATATTCTGCACCGTTTACACTAACAGCAAGTGCAACAGTCCGAACTCGTGCGTTTAAAGCTACTATGACTGACAGTTCTGTAAATAGTGTCGCATATACAGTAACAAGTGTTTCAACTCAACAGTCATATGGCAACACACCAGCAGGAACTCCATGGCAGATAGTAACAGGGACAACAACGATAGAAGCAGAAAATTACGATTGGGTGCCAAGTGGTACGTCTGCTGAAAAGACATATCATGATAGTGATTCTATTAACCGTGGTGGTGCATACAGAGCAAGTGAAGGTGTAGATATAGAATCAATCGCTATTGCCAGTAATGGCTACGATGTAGGGTATTGTCAGTCTGGCGAGTGGTTGGAATACAGTGTAAATGTAAATCAAGGTGGTGACTACAAAGTAATAGCGAGAGCAGGTCGTGGAATTTCAGGTTCAGCTCCGTTCCATATTGAATTTGGTCCGCATGATGCAACAAACATTGTAACCCCATCAGTAAGTGTACCTAATACCGGTGGATGGCAGACATTTACAGATGTAACAGTTGCAAATTCAATAACACTTACAGCAGGCGACCAGATAATGAAGTTAGTAATGGACTCCGGTAGTACAGATGCTGGTAATTTTGATTATATTAAGTTAATAAGCCTAACTGCAGATACAACACCGCCATCAGTAAGTGTGGTAACACCAACAAGCATAACGGGTAGCGGAGTAGTTGTAACTTGGACGACAAATGAACCTGCAAACAGTAAGATAGAGTATGGCTTAACTACAAGTTATGGAAGTGCAACGACAGTAACAGATATCGCTGGTGTATACACTCACAGTGTTACACTAAGCGGACTTACCCAAAACACAGTTTATCATTACAGGATAGTGTCTGTAGATATGAATGGCAATATAACAACGAGTGGTGATTACAGTTTTACAACTACTAAAAATGATCCTACTCCGCCGATAATAACCAGTGTCCGAGCCAGTGTAACAACAAATGGTGCCATAATAACATGGACAACCGATGAGAATTCCGACACTCAGGTAGGATATGGCACAACAACGGCATTAGGCACCACAACTCCATTAGATTCAACATTAGTAAGGTTACACAGTGTTTCCATTCCCGGGTTACTGAAGAACAAAACCTATTATTATAAGGTCTATAGCCGTGACTCATCAGACAATCTTGCAACATCAGCACAATATAGTTTTAAGACACTTAATAACATAAAGCACAGGATATATACCTATTACTATGATGACGGGACAACGACAACCAAAGTAGGAGCATCAGCATCAGCAAGTTTGAAATTCAAGGTTCAGGTATATAATTTGGATGAGAACAGTTTAGCGACCGATTACACCGGGACAGTAACACTTACAACCAAGAACAGCAAGAGTAGTGTCCTTGATACTACTGATTCAACTTTAATTGAAGCAGATGCAGGAGAGAAGGAAGTCGCAATCCCGTTCCGTAGCGATATAAATACAATTGAACTGACCGGAGACGTTACAGCTCCGGTAGTGATAAATTTCAGTGATATGTATATAGCGAAATTAGTAGGCTACCAGGGTGGTTCAATACGAGGCTCCAACGGTTTAAAGATACTGATACCCACAGGTGTCCTGTCTGCAAACAAGTATCTTGCATCAATAAAAACGAGTGCAGCGCCGGCAGTTAGGAACACAATGAAATATGTTAATACAGTTAATCCGATATGTTATGATTTTGGCGAGTTATCATTTGGAACCGGAAATGCGCCGGTATTGGAAAACCAGGTATTTACAAGAGCAGTTAACATAACAATACCATATACAAAAGCGGATATAGGGACATTAAACGAAGATGGACTTAGAATCTACTACTGGACCGGTACAGATTGGGAATTGGTTACAGGAATCCAGACAGTAGATAAATCAAACAATACGGTAACCGCAACAGTCAAACACTTCTCAACATATCGTATATTGGGCAGTTATGTATCTGCTGATATGAGTAATGTTAAAGTGTATCCGACCCCATATAATCCTAATACAGCGGTTCAGGGTAAGTTGAAGATAATTAATTTACCAATGAACTGTATAATGAAGTTGTATAGTGTAACGGGTGAAAAAGTCAGGGAACTCAAAGAAATAGACTTTGGTAATCTTGGCTGGCTCGAGTGGGATGGTAAGAATGATGATGGTGACAAAGTAGGTAGAGCAGTATATATTTACCAGATAGAAGACGCTGCCGGTAACAAGAAGACAGGTAAGTTCGGATTGATAAAATAA
- a CDS encoding PorV/PorQ family protein → MKNAINEIKNKEVNMRKAISTLILSVMVVGTICMGNLEAGVSSSAMQFLKVGIGAKQEGMGGAQVAVAEDVNSVYWNPAGLGSVSATELSFMHLSLYEGINYEYLAMGHPVNESSTIGLQIMYLNYGSMDKTLEDASGAYDAVGSAGSYSAKDMGGAISYGKQVDETINVGGSLKMVTSKIDSDSASGFGLDLGVEYVPVKGGLQLGLVVQNIGGKVGSDSLPGNIKAGIGKKLSAFEGENNLTIAADVNYGLDSASIKENIGMELIIAEMVGIRAGYKLGYDEESYTLGGGFKIAGESSTFNIDYAFIPTKDLGDTHRISLGIRFGNK, encoded by the coding sequence ATGAAAAACGCAATAAACGAAATTAAGAACAAGGAGGTTAATATGCGCAAAGCGATAAGCACACTGATATTGTCAGTCATGGTAGTAGGTACTATATGTATGGGTAACTTAGAAGCCGGTGTAAGCAGTTCAGCGATGCAGTTCTTGAAAGTAGGCATAGGCGCTAAACAGGAAGGCATGGGCGGCGCACAGGTAGCAGTAGCTGAAGATGTCAATAGCGTATATTGGAATCCGGCAGGGTTAGGTTCAGTGAGTGCGACCGAACTATCATTTATGCATTTATCACTTTATGAAGGAATAAATTATGAGTATCTGGCCATGGGACATCCTGTAAATGAAAGTTCCACAATAGGTTTACAAATAATGTATCTTAATTACGGCAGTATGGATAAGACATTAGAAGATGCAAGTGGAGCATATGATGCGGTAGGCAGTGCAGGCAGTTATAGTGCGAAGGATATGGGTGGAGCGATAAGTTACGGCAAGCAGGTAGATGAGACAATAAATGTAGGTGGTAGTTTGAAGATGGTAACCTCAAAAATAGATAGCGATAGTGCTAGTGGTTTTGGATTAGACTTAGGAGTAGAGTATGTTCCTGTAAAAGGCGGATTACAATTAGGTCTGGTGGTTCAGAACATAGGTGGTAAAGTAGGCAGCGATAGTTTGCCAGGCAACATAAAAGCGGGAATAGGTAAAAAGCTATCAGCATTTGAAGGCGAGAACAACCTAACGATAGCAGCAGATGTTAATTACGGGTTAGACAGTGCCAGTATAAAAGAGAACATAGGAATGGAGTTAATAATAGCGGAGATGGTAGGAATCAGGGCAGGATATAAGCTCGGCTATGATGAAGAGAGTTACACATTAGGCGGCGGGTTTAAGATAGCTGGAGAAAGTTCAACCTTTAATATAGACTATGCATTTATACCGACAAAAGATTTAGGCGACACGCATAGAATATCGCTTGGTATAAGGTTTGGAAATAAATAA
- a CDS encoding helix-turn-helix domain-containing protein yields MKTKNSLKNKKECSIPVLETHITHNTTSVKIREVFHHIIDATKDYICKISRHSHSFHELIIVLKGSMYVEILKKEICAKAGDILFYHAGVFHKERFIRGNEIICISWEEQGKIKFPILMHDASGKIRFLAKWLWEQDKSNYSRKVLLQEKTFEIIKIELARICESGERHFFVSNLKSFMAQDLNKSMTLKNMANYVCLSEDHLLKKYKKLTGHTPMEDLRIIRLETAKSMVLHTRLPLKAIAYKVGFHNVYLFSRLFKKYFKLPPGYFHKDIDYRKHTVFSKS; encoded by the coding sequence ATGAAAACAAAAAATAGCTTAAAAAATAAAAAAGAATGTTCAATACCAGTTCTTGAAACACATATTACACACAATACAACAAGTGTAAAAATTAGAGAGGTATTTCATCATATAATAGATGCTACTAAGGATTATATTTGTAAAATCTCGAGACATTCTCACTCTTTTCATGAACTCATCATTGTCCTTAAAGGTTCAATGTATGTAGAAATATTGAAAAAAGAGATTTGTGCAAAAGCTGGTGATATCCTGTTTTATCATGCAGGAGTATTTCATAAGGAACGGTTTATTCGAGGAAATGAAATTATCTGTATTTCATGGGAAGAACAGGGAAAGATTAAGTTTCCAATTCTAATGCATGACGCAAGCGGCAAAATTCGTTTTTTAGCTAAATGGTTGTGGGAACAAGACAAATCAAATTATTCTCGCAAAGTTTTACTACAGGAGAAAACGTTTGAAATCATCAAAATTGAATTAGCAAGAATATGCGAATCTGGAGAGAGACACTTTTTTGTTAGTAATTTAAAAAGTTTTATGGCACAAGATTTAAACAAATCTATGACATTGAAAAATATGGCAAACTATGTCTGTCTGAGTGAAGATCATCTTTTAAAAAAATATAAAAAACTTACAGGACATACTCCGATGGAAGATTTAAGGATTATTCGTCTGGAAACTGCTAAAAGTATGGTTTTACATACAAGGTTGCCTTTAAAAGCCATTGCTTATAAAGTAGGATTTCACAATGTATATCTTTTTTCAAGATTATTTAAAAAATATTTTAAACTTCCGCCGGGTTATTTCCATAAAGATATAGATTATCGCAAACATACAGTTTTTTCTAAATCATAG